In the genome of Triticum urartu cultivar G1812 chromosome 5, Tu2.1, whole genome shotgun sequence, one region contains:
- the LOC125506582 gene encoding cell number regulator 2-like has translation MANLNNASWSSGLCGCTHDVRSCCLTLFCPCIVFGRIAEIVDKGATSCCKSGTAYTLLATATGLGGCLYSFGYRSRLREQYGLEEKPCGDCCVHWFCEPCALCQEYRELQTRGFDMALGWQGNMERMGKSGATAAPRTHQGMTR, from the exons atggcCAACCTCAACAACGCTTCGTGGTCCAGCGGCCTCTGCGGCTGCACCCACGACGTCCGCAGCT GCTGCCTGACGCTCTTCTGCCCGTGCATCGTCTTCGGGAGAATCGCCGAGATCGTCGACAAGGGAGCCACAT CTTGCTGTAAGAGCGGCACGGCGTACACGCTGCTGGCCACGGCGACGGGGCTGGGCGGCTGCCTCTACTCCTTCGGCTACCGCTCCAGGCTGCGGGAGCAGTACGGGCTGGAGGAGAAGCCCTGCGGCGACTGCTGCGTCCACTGGTTCTGCGAGCCCTGCGCCCTCTGCCAGGAGTACCGCGAGCTCCAGACCCGCGGCTTCGACATGGCCCTCG GGTGGCAAGGGAACATGGAGAGGATGGGCAAGAGCGGTGCGACCGCCGCACCGCGGACGCACCAGGGGATGACTCGCTAG